The Lutra lutra chromosome 15, mLutLut1.2, whole genome shotgun sequence genome includes a region encoding these proteins:
- the RGS2 gene encoding regulator of G-protein signaling 2 isoform X1, producing the protein MQSAMFLAVQHDCGSMDKSSGNSPKSEEKREKMKRTLLKDWKTRLSYFLQNSSSPGKPKNGKKSKQQTFIKPSPEEAQLWSEAFDELLASKYGLAAFRAFLKSEFCEENIEFWLACEDFKKTKSPQKLSSKARKIYTDFIEKEAPKEINIDFQTKTLIAQNIQEATSGCFTTAQKRVYSLMENNSYPRFLESEFYQDLCKKPQITTEPHAT; encoded by the exons ATGCAAAGTGCCATGTTCCTGGCTGTCCAGCACGACTGCGGATCCATGGACAAGAGCTCCGGCAACAGCCCCAAGAGCGAGGAGAAGCGGGAAAAAATGAAGCGGACCCT attaaaagatTGGAAGACCCGTTTGAGCTACTTCTTGCAAAATTCATCCTCTCCTGGGAAGCCCAAAAATGGCAAGAAAAGCAAACAGCAAACGTTCATCAA GCCTTCCCCTGAGGAAGCACAACTGTGGTCAGAAGCATTTGATGAGCTGCTAGCCAGTAAAT aTGGTCTTGCTGCATTCAGggcttttttaaaatctgagttttGTGAAGAAAATATTGAATTCTGGCTGGCCTGTGAAGACTTCAAAAAAACCAAGTCACCCCAAAAACTGTCCTCCAAAGCAAGGAAAATATATACTGATTTCATAGAAAAAGAAGCTCCAAAAGAG ataaacataGATTTTCAAACCAAAACTCTGATTGCTCAAAATATACAAGAAGCAACAAGTGGCTGCTTTACAACTGCTCAGAAGAGGGTCTACAGCTTGATGGAGAACAACTCTTATCCCCGTTTCTTGGAGTCAGAATTTTACCAGGACTTGTGTAAAAAGCCTCAGATCACCACTGAGCCCCATGCCACATGA
- the RGS2 gene encoding regulator of G-protein signaling 2 isoform X2 yields the protein MWKRLKDWKTRLSYFLQNSSSPGKPKNGKKSKQQTFIKPSPEEAQLWSEAFDELLASKYGLAAFRAFLKSEFCEENIEFWLACEDFKKTKSPQKLSSKARKIYTDFIEKEAPKEINIDFQTKTLIAQNIQEATSGCFTTAQKRVYSLMENNSYPRFLESEFYQDLCKKPQITTEPHAT from the exons atgtggaaaag attaaaagatTGGAAGACCCGTTTGAGCTACTTCTTGCAAAATTCATCCTCTCCTGGGAAGCCCAAAAATGGCAAGAAAAGCAAACAGCAAACGTTCATCAA GCCTTCCCCTGAGGAAGCACAACTGTGGTCAGAAGCATTTGATGAGCTGCTAGCCAGTAAAT aTGGTCTTGCTGCATTCAGggcttttttaaaatctgagttttGTGAAGAAAATATTGAATTCTGGCTGGCCTGTGAAGACTTCAAAAAAACCAAGTCACCCCAAAAACTGTCCTCCAAAGCAAGGAAAATATATACTGATTTCATAGAAAAAGAAGCTCCAAAAGAG ataaacataGATTTTCAAACCAAAACTCTGATTGCTCAAAATATACAAGAAGCAACAAGTGGCTGCTTTACAACTGCTCAGAAGAGGGTCTACAGCTTGATGGAGAACAACTCTTATCCCCGTTTCTTGGAGTCAGAATTTTACCAGGACTTGTGTAAAAAGCCTCAGATCACCACTGAGCCCCATGCCACATGA